A window of Numenius arquata chromosome 6, bNumArq3.hap1.1, whole genome shotgun sequence contains these coding sequences:
- the LOC141465939 gene encoding photoreceptor outer segment membrane glycoprotein 2: MAVLKVKFTKTRRDKLAQILWILNWVSVVSGIILFSLGLFLKIEIKKRNEVMAKGDVNSVPNMLISVGVIACIINFLGGKICYDCSDANKFSRWKLVMLPYIVCTFCFTFCILVGALMCYTMRNELEESLYLGLRDAIKFYKDTDIPGRCFLKKTVDLLQIGFQCCGNNGFRDWFEIQWVSPRYLNMASKEVLDRLKSNVDGKFLVDGVPFSCCNPSSPRPCIQYQLTNNSAHYNYDFLTEELNIWVKGCREALLDYYTAIMRSIGIAALLIWWFELSVLIGVRYLQTAMKNVLLLGDPEGESDGWLLENSFVETAKYNINIIKNLGKANQISTVSGMNDPNIDVQSTNCGKTNVTTKSIPAAS; the protein is encoded by the exons ATGGCTGTCCTCAAAGTAAAATTCACCAAAACTAGAAGGGACAAATTGGCTCAGATCTTATGGATCCTCAACTGGGTTTCTGTTGTGAGCGGGATAATTCTCTTCAGCCTTGGCCTCTTTCTGAAAATAGAGATCAAGAAGCGCAATGAAGTGATGGCAAAAGGGGACGTTAACTCTGTCCCCAACATGCTTATCTCTGTAGGGGTCATAGCATGTATCATCAACTTTCTGGGTGGCAAAATCTGCTACGACTGCTCAGATGCCAACAAGTTCTCTCGGTGGAAACTAGTTATGCTCCCATACATCGTATGTACCTTCTGTTTTACCTTCTGCATCCTGGTGGGTGCTCTTATGTGCTATACCATGAGGAACGAGCTGGAAGAGTCTCTCTATCTGGGATTGAGGGATGCTATTAAGTTCTATAAGGACACAGACATACCTGGACgatgtttcttaaagaaaacagtgGATCTGTTACAAATTGGATTCCAATGCTGTGGAAACAATGGCTTTAGAGACTGGTTTGAAATTCAGTGGGTGTCTCCTCGTTATCTGAATATGGCTTCCAAGGAAGTTCTGGA CCGTCTAAAGAGCAACGTCGATGGCAAGTTCTTGGTGGATGGGGTACCCTTCAGCTGCTGCAACCCAAGCTCCCCGCGGCCCTGCATCCAGTACCAGCTGACAAACAACAGCGCCCACTACAACTACGATTTTCTGACGGAGGAGCTCAACATCTGGGTGAAGGGGTGCAGAGAGGCCCTGCTGGATTACTACACGGCTATTATGAGGTCCATCGGCATTGCGGCATTGCTTATTTGGTGGTTTGAG CTCTCTGTGCTTATTGGTGTCCGGTACCTACAAACAGCAATGAAGAACGTCCTTCTGTTGGGAGATCCAGAGGGCGAGTCAGACGGTTGGTTACTAGAAAACAGTTTTGTGGAAACTGCCAAATACAACATCAATATCATTAAGAACCTCGGCAAAGCCAATCAGATCTCCACTGTCTCAGGCATGAACGACCCCAACATTGACGTTCAAAGCACAAACTGTGGCAAAACCAATGTTACAACAAAATCGATCCCAGCAGCCAGCTAG